The Pseudomonas sp. PDM14 genomic interval TGCTGATCAGATGTCGCCGCACACGCCCTCCTCGCTTTCCAATACTGCCACGCAACGCATGCGCAACCTCCGGCAACCGTCTGCAGCTTGACGAACCGTACCGATCGGGCCAAACCATAGCCTCGAGCCCAGAGTGCCGAACATGCCCCGCCTGCTGATCCTGCTGTTTCTCCTGTACACCAGCAGTCCGCTGCTGGCCGACGACGCCAAGCATCTTGAACAAGCCGCCTTCCCCGACACCTATCCGCTGGATGATGAGACGCTGCAGCGCAAACGCCAGGCCGTACTGGTCTACCTGTGGGTCGACGTCTACGCCGCGGCCTTCTACACCCCTGCCGCGCTCGAGCCAGCCCAGGCGGTCGAGCGCCAGAGCGCCCAGCGCCTGGAACTCTACTATGTGCGTAACATCGACCGCGACGACGTGATCAAGGCGGCCTGGGCCACCCTGGAGCGCCAGCACCCGCCAACCACGTTGCAGCGTCTGCGCACCGAACTCGACGCGCTGCACGCCACCTTCCGCGACATCAAACCGGGCGACCGCTATGCCCTGAACCACTCGCCCGCAAACGGCCTGAGCCTGGAGCGCAATGGCGAGACGGTCTACCGGAGCGCCAATGCCGAACTGGCACGCGCCTACCTGGGCATCTGGCTCGCCCCCGACGGCCTGTCGGACACGCTACGCGACACGTTGCTGAGCGAAGGCTGAAATGCAGAACGGGAGCCTAGGCTCCCGTTCTGTTGTACACGCTCGCGAATTAACGCGGGAAAGCTGGCGGGTTGACCCCGGCCATGTCTTCCATCACGCGCACCACCTGGCAGCTGTAGCCGAACTCGTTGTCGTACCAGACATAGAGGACGACACGGTTGTCGTTGGCGATGGTGGCTTCGGCGTCGACCACGCCGGCGTGGCGCGAGCCGACGAAGTCGGTGGACACCACTTCCTGCGACTGAACGAAGTCGATCTGTTTCTGCAGGTCCGAGTGCATGGCCATCTGGCGCAGGTACTCGTTGATCTCTTCGCGGGTGGTGGCCTTCTCAAGGTTCAGGTTGAGAATGGCCATCGACACGTTCGGCGTCGGGACGCGAATGGCGTTGCCGGTCAGCTTGCCTTTCAGGATCGGCAGAGCCTTGGCAGCGGCGGTAGCGGCGCCGGTCTCGGTGATGACCATGTTCAGCGCGGCACTGCGACCACGACGACTGCCCTTGTGGAAGTTGTCGATCAGGTTCTGGTCGTTGGTGTACGAGTGAACGGTTTCAACGTGGCCGTTGACGATGCCGTACTGGTCATTCACCGCTTTCAGCACCGGCACGATGGCGTTGGTGGTGCACGAAGCCGCGGAGATGATCTTGTCATCAGCGGTGATTTCGCTGTGGTTGATGCCGTGCACGATGTTCTTCAGCGCGCCCTTGCCCGGTGCGGTCAGCACCACGCGGTCAACACCCGGGCAGGCCAGGTGCTGGCCCAGGCCCTCGGCATCGCGCCATACGCCGGTGTTGTCGACCAGCAGGGCATTCTTGATGCCGTACTGGGTATAGTCGACTTCGGTCGGCGACTTGGCGTAGATCACCTGGATCAGGTTGCCGTTGGCGGTCAGGGTGTTGTTCTCTTCGTCGATGGTGATGGTGCCATCGAACTTGCCATGTACCGAGTCGCGGCGCAGCAGGCTGGCACGCTTGACCAGGTCGTTGCTGGCGCCCTTGCGCACGACGATGGCGCGCAGACGCAGGCCGTCGCCACCACCGGTTTTCTCGATCAGGATGCGCGCCAGCAGGCGGCCAATGCGACCGAAGCCGTACAGGACGACGTCGGTGCCTTCGCGGGCAGCGCCGTTCTGCTTGCCAACCACGTCAGCCAGCTCGTCCTTGACGAACTGCTCGACGGCACGGCCATTGCCTTCAGCCTTGAACTTGCTGGCCATCTTGCCCAGGTCCACGGAAGCCGCGCCGAGTTTGAGCTCGCTCATGGCCTTGAGGATCGGGAAGGTATCGTGCACCGACAGCTCGCTGTCGTCCGCCAGGCGGTGACGGGCGAAACGGTGGGCTTTGAGAATGTCGATCACCGAACGGTTGATCAGACCACGGCCGTAGATCGAGGTCACCACGCTGTTGTTGCGGTAGAGCTGGCCGATCATCGGGATCATCGCTTCCGCGAGGGCTTCACGATCGATCCACTCACCGAGACACTGGTCGGGCTTCTGGGTCACGGGCAATACCTTCCACATGTAGGGGCTGAAAAAAGGGGCTACATTATGACGGCGCGCGCAAGCGGCGGCAATCTACAGCAGCGGTAAGACTGACATCCGTCAGTCGGGATAGTTACAATCCCCCCGGTCCACTTCCCCGACCGGAGCCACCTTTGCCCGCGTCCGTATTGCGCCTTCCCACATTACCCGCCTCCGCAGGCAAGCAACACTGGGGCAATCTGCCCGGTGCCGCGCTTAGCCTGGCGATCGCCGAAGCGGCCAGCGCCGCCAAACGCTTCACCCTGCTGCTGACGGCCGACAGCCAGAGCGCCGAGCGCCTGCAGGAAGAGCTGGCGTTCTTCGCCCCGGACCTGCCGGTGCTGCACTTCCCCGATTGGGAAACCCTGCCGTACGACCTGTTTTCGCCGCACCAGGACATCATTTCCCAGCGTATCGCCGCCCTTTACCGCCTGCCGCAGCTCAAGCACGGCGTGTTGGTGGTACCGATCAGCACCGCCCTGCATCGCATCGCGCCAACGCGCTTTCTGCTCGGTTCGGGCCTGGTGCTCGATGTCGGCCAGACCCTCGACGTCGAGGAAATGCGCGCCCGCCTGGAGGCCGCCGGCTACCGCTGCGTCGACACCGTTTATGAGCATGGCGAATTCGCCGTGCGCGGCGCGCTGATCGACCTGTTCCCGATGGGCAGCGACACGCCGTTTCGCATCGACCTGTTCGACGACGAGATCGAGACGCTGCGCACCTTCGACCCGGAAACCCAGCGCTCGGTGGACAAGGTCGAGTCGATCCGCCTGCTGCCGGCCCGCGAGTTTCCGCTGGACAAGAAATCCGTCACCGACTTCCGCGGCCGCTTCCGCGAGCGTTTCGACGTCGATTTCCGGCGCTGCCCGATCTACCAGGACCTCTCCACCGGCATCACCCCGGCCGGCATCGAGTACTACCTGCCGCTGTTCTTCGAGCAGACCGCCACCCTCTTCGACTACCTGCCGCAGGACACCCAGGTATTCTCCCTGCCCGGCATCGAGAAGGCCGCCGAGCAATTCTGGAGCGATGCGCGCAATCGCTACGAAGACCGCCGCGTCGACCCCGAGCGGCCATTGCTGCCGCCGGCCGACATCTTCCTGCCGGTCGACGACTGCTTCGGCCGCCTGAAGAACTGGCCGCGCGTGGTGGTCAGCCAGCAGGACATCGAGGTCGGCGTCGGCAGCGAGCGTTTCAACGCCAGCGCCCTGCCCGACCTGGCGATCCAGGCCAAGGCCAGCGAACCGCTCGCCACACTGCGCCGTTTCATCGAGGAATATTCAGGCCGGGTGCTGTTCTGCGCCGAGTCGGCCGGGCGCCGCGAGGTGCTGCTGGAGCTGCTCGCCCGCCTCAAGCTCAAGCCGCAGGAAGTTAGCGGCTGGCCGGAATTCACCGCGAGCAAGGCGCGCCTGGCGATCACCATCGCCCCGCTCGACGAAGGGCTGCTGCTCGACGACATCGCCCTGATCGCCGAAAGCCCGCTGTTCGGCCAGCGCGTGATGCAGCGCCGCCGCCGCGAGAAATCGCGCGATGGCGGCGACAACGTGATCAAGAACCTCACCGAGCTGCGCGAGGGCGCGCCGGTGGTGCACATCGACCACGGTGTCGGCCGCTACCTCGGCCTGATCACCCTGGAGATCGAAGGCCAGACCGCCGAGTTCCTCGCCCTGCAGTACGCCGAGGAGGCCAAGCTCTACGTGCCGGTCGCCAGCCTGCACCTGATCGCCCGCTACACCGGCAGCGACGACGCCCTCGCCCCATTGCACCGTCTGGGCTCGGAGACCTGGCAAAAGGCCAAGCGCAAGGCCGCCGAACAGGTGCGCGACGTGGCCGCCGAGCTGCTCGATATCTACGCCCGCCGCGCCGCCCGCGAAGGCTATGCCTTCAAGGACCCGCTGGCCGACTACGCCACCTTCAGCGCCGGTTTCCCGTTCGAGGAAACCCCGGATCAGCAGACCGCCATCGAAGCCGTGCAGGCCGACATGCTCGCGCCCAAACCGATGGACCGCCTGATCTGCGGCGATGTCGGCTTCGGCAAGACCGAGGTGGCCATGCGCGCCGCCTTCATCGCCGTGCACAGTGGCCGCCAGGTCGCCGTGCTGGTGCCGACCACCCTGCTCGCCCAGCAGCACTACAACAGCTTCCGCGACCGCTTCGCCGACTGGCCGGTGACGGTCGAGGTAATGAGCCGTTTCAAATCGGCCAAGGAAGTCAACGATGCCGTGGCCAAGCTGGCCGAGGGCAAGATCGACATCGTCATCGGCACCCACAAACTGCTGCAGGACGACGTGCGCTTCAAGGACCTGGGCCTGTGCATCATCGATGAGGAGCACCGCTTTGGCGTACGCCAGAAGGAGCAGCTCAAGGCCCTGCGCAGCGAGGTGGACATCCTTACCCTGACCGCCACGCCGATCCCGCGCACGTTGAACATGGCCGTGGCCGGCATGCGCGACCTGTCGATCATCGCCACGCCACCGGCGCGGCGCCTGTCGGTGCGCACCTTCGTCATGGAGCAGAACAACCCGACGATCAAGGAAGCGCTGCTGCGCGAATTGCTGCGCGGCGGCCAGGTGTACTACCTGCACAACGACGTGAAGACTATCGAGAAGTGCGCCGCCGACCTCGCCGAACTGGTGCCCGAGGCGCGCATCGGCATCGGCCACGGGCAGATGCGCGAACGCGACCTCGAACAGGTGATGAGCGACTTCTACCACAAGCGCTTCAACGTGCTGATCGCCTCGACCATCATCGAGACCGGTATCGACGTGCCGAGCGCCAACACCATCATCATCGAGCGCGCCGACAAGTTCGGCCTGGCCCAGTTGCACCAGTTGCGAGGCCGCGTCGGCCGTAGCCACCACCAGGCCTACGCCTACCTGCTGACGCCGCCACGCAAGCAACTGACCGATGACGCGCAGAAGCGCCTCGAGGCCATTTCCAACGCCCAGGACCTCGGTGCCGGCTTCGTCCTGGCCACTCACGACCTGGAAATCCGCGGCGCTGGCGAACTGCTCGGCGACGGTCAGAGCGGGCAGATCCAGGCAGTCGGCTTCACCCTCTACATGGAAATGCTCGAACGCGCAGTGAAGGCCATCCGCAAGGGCGAGCAGCCCAACCTCGACCAGCCGCTCGGCGGTGGCCCGGAGATCAACCTGCGCGTGCCGGCGCTGATCCCCGACGACTACCTGCCCGACGTGCATGCGCGCCTGATTCTCTACAAGCGCATCGCTAACGCCGCCGACGAAGATGGCCTGAAGGAACTGCAGGTGGAGATGATCGACCGCTTTGGCCTGCTCCCCGAGCCGACCAAGAACCTGGTGCGTATCACCCTGCTCAAACTGCAGGCCGAGAAGCTAGGTATCAAGAAGGTCGACGCCGGCCCGCAAGGCGGCCGCCTGGAATTCGCCCAGGACACCTGCGTCGACCCGCTGACGCTGATCAAGCTGATCCAGGCCCAGCCCAAGCGCTACAAGTTCGAAGGCGCCACCCAATTCAAATTCCAGGTGCCGATGGAGCGCCCGGAAGAACGATTCAATACACTCGAAGCCCTGTTCGAGCGTCTACTAACGCAATCCGCTTAAAGGACTGACCCAATGCGTGTGCTTCGCCACCTTCCCCTGCTGCTCTGCCTGCTGGCCCCGTCCGCCTTCGCCGATGCGCTGTACCAGATCGAAGTGATCGTGTTCCGCCAGGCCGGCGAGCCCATCGTCGCCAGCCAGCCGGCCCCGGACGACTGGGCCGTGGGCTCGCAACCGATCACGGGCAGCGAGCGCGGCACCGCGCTGGACGATGCCGCCGCCAAGCTCAACCCGGGCGCCGGCTACCAGGTGCTGCTGCACAAGGCCTGGTCGCAAACCCTGACCCCGGTGCCGAACAAGGCCGCGATCAACGTCGGCAACGAGCAGTTCGGCCACTACCCGGTGGAAGGCGTGATCGCCTTCAGCCAGCAGGAGCGCCTGGTCGATATCGACGCCGACATCTGGGTCAACCAGTTCGACGGCGACGCCCTGCTCACTGGCAGCGAGCGCATCAAGCAGCGCAGTCGCCTGAAGAACGGCGAGCTGACCTACCTGGACCACGGCAGCCTGGGCATGCTGATCAAGGTCAACCCGCTGTAATCGCTGGTGAAATGAAAAAGCCCCGCACTGCGGGGCTTTTTTCTGGGCTTTTCGATCTCAGAACCTGTTCACGATCTTCTGGATTAGAGTCAGACAAGGGCTAGGCTCCCCCGCAAAAACGGCGAGGAAGCGGAGTTTACGGGTTGTAAATGAGCATTCCGACTGGGCTCGCATTCGAGGCCGTTTTTAACGCGGTATGACCGAAAGCCAGGAGATCGTGAAAGGTTCTCAGGCGCTGAGCACGCCGGCCAGAACCGCCTTCACCCGGCCGATGCCGTCGAGCAGCGCCTGCTCGATCTCGGCCATGGTGATGATGCCGCTGGACTTGCCCGCCGCCGGATTGACCACCAGCGCCAGGCAGACATAGGGCAGCTCCAGCTCGCGCGCCAGGGCCGCCTCGGGCATGCCGGTCATGCCGACGATGTCGCAGCCATCGCGCTCCATCCGCGCAATCTCGGCCACCGTTTCCAGACGCGGGCCCTGGGTCGCGCCGTACACGCCGTGGCTGCTGTGCGCATAATCGAGCGCCTGCAGGACGGCGTTCAGCTTGCCGCGCAGCGCTTCGTCGTAGGGGTAGCTGAAGTCGATGTGCGTCACCTGCTCGAGGTCGTCACCAGCGAAATAGGTATGCTCGCGGCCCCAGGTGTAGTCGATGATCTGGTGCGCTACACAAAGATGGCCGCTGCCCATCGCCGCATGGATACCACCGACCGCGTTGACCGCGATGATTGCCTCCGCCCCAGCCTGTTTGAGCGCCCAGAGATTGGCGCGGTAGTTGACCTGGTGCGGCGCGATGCGATGCGGGTGGCCGTGGCGGGCGAGGAACAGCACATCGCGGCCGGCATAGCTGCCGCGCAGGATTGGTGCCGAAGTCGGGCCATACGGCGTATCCAGCTGCAGCGCTTCGTGCAGGGTCAGCCCTTCCAGCTGGGTGAGGCCAGTACCGCCGATGATGGCGTGAACAGTCATGCGTGATTCCTTGAGCGATTCAGTCGATCAGCTGCGCAGCGCGCAAGGCGCTGATCGCGGCCAGCCAGCGGGGTTGCTGGCGGTACTCGGTGGTGGCGAAGCCCTGGCCACGCATACGCGCCAGCCCCTTGGGCGGCTGCACCTTGAGGCGTTGCAGGGCGCTCAGCGCCAGCTCGGCCGAGGCGCGATCGTTGCACACCAGGCCCATGTCGCAGCCCGCCGTCAGCGCTGCCTCTATGCGGCTGGCAGCGTCACCCACCACGTGGGCGCCGGCCATGGACAGGTCGTCGCTGAAGATCACACCCTGGAAGCCCAGTTCGCCGCGCAGGATGTCCTGCAGCCAGCGACGCGAAAAACCGGCTGGACGCTCGTCCACCTGCGGATAGATCACATGCGCCGGCATGATGGCCGCCAGCCGCGCCCCCAGGCGCTGGAATGGCAGCAGGTCGTTGGCGCGGATGTCGTCCAGGCTGCGCTCGTCGACCGGGATCGCCACGTGCGAATCCGCCTCGGCCCAGCCATGCCCGGGGAAGTGCTTGCCGGTCGCGGCCATACCGGCCGCAGCCATGCCACGGATGAAAGCGCCAGCCAGTGTACAGGCCAGTTCGCCGTCACCGGTAAAACTGCGGCTACCGACCACCGCGCTGCGCTGATAGTCGAGGTCCAGCACCGGGGCGAAACTCAGGTCCAGACCGACCGCCAGCACCTCGGTGGCCATCAGCCAGCCACACTGCTCGGCCAGGTACTCGGCGTTGTCATTGTCGGCCAGGGCGCGCATCGCCGGCAGGCGCACGAAGCCCTGGCGCAAGCGCTGCACGCGCCCGCCTTCCTGGTCCACAGCCAGTAGCAGATCGGGGCGCACGGCACGAATCGCAGCAGAAAGATCGCGCACCTGGCGGGGGTCTTCGATATTGCGAGCAAACAGGATCAACCCGCCCACTTCCGGCTGGCGCAGGATTTGGCGGTCTTCGGCTGTCAGCCAGGTGCCCTGCACATCCAGCATCAGCGAGCCAAACAAGGGAGTCGTCACAGGAGTTCCTTAAGCGAGGTCGGCCACCGCCCACTCGGGGCAAGGCGCTTCATCGATGAGCACTGCGCAGTGCAGCGGTACGCGGGGAAACAGGTGCAGCAGGTCGGCGTTGCGCAGGCGCACGCAGCCATGGGAAAGCGGCACGCCCATCGGCTCGCTCTCGGGCGTGCCGTGCAGGTAGATGTAGCGGCGAAAGGTATCGACCTGGCCCAGGCGGTTGCGCCCGGGTTCGCAGCCACTGAGCCAGAGAATGCGGCTGAGGATCCAGTCACGCCCGGGGAATTGCTCGGCGAGCGCGGTAGACCAGACTTCGCCGGTCCAGCGCCGCCCGCGCAGCACCGCACCGAGCGGCAGACCCTCGCCGATCTTCACCCGGACCTGGTGCCGGCCGCGCGGTGTGCAGTTCGAACCACTCTGCTCACCTGGGCCATTCAGCGCCGTGGAAACCGGCAGACGCAATGACAGCTGCCCGCCGGCGAAGCCGTACAGGCACTGGTCAGC includes:
- a CDS encoding S-methyl-5'-thioinosine phosphorylase — encoded protein: MTVHAIIGGTGLTQLEGLTLHEALQLDTPYGPTSAPILRGSYAGRDVLFLARHGHPHRIAPHQVNYRANLWALKQAGAEAIIAVNAVGGIHAAMGSGHLCVAHQIIDYTWGREHTYFAGDDLEQVTHIDFSYPYDEALRGKLNAVLQALDYAHSSHGVYGATQGPRLETVAEIARMERDGCDIVGMTGMPEAALARELELPYVCLALVVNPAAGKSSGIITMAEIEQALLDGIGRVKAVLAGVLSA
- a CDS encoding glyceraldehyde-3-phosphate dehydrogenase, whose amino-acid sequence is MWKVLPVTQKPDQCLGEWIDREALAEAMIPMIGQLYRNNSVVTSIYGRGLINRSVIDILKAHRFARHRLADDSELSVHDTFPILKAMSELKLGAASVDLGKMASKFKAEGNGRAVEQFVKDELADVVGKQNGAAREGTDVVLYGFGRIGRLLARILIEKTGGGDGLRLRAIVVRKGASNDLVKRASLLRRDSVHGKFDGTITIDEENNTLTANGNLIQVIYAKSPTEVDYTQYGIKNALLVDNTGVWRDAEGLGQHLACPGVDRVVLTAPGKGALKNIVHGINHSEITADDKIISAASCTTNAIVPVLKAVNDQYGIVNGHVETVHSYTNDQNLIDNFHKGSRRGRSAALNMVITETGAATAAAKALPILKGKLTGNAIRVPTPNVSMAILNLNLEKATTREEINEYLRQMAMHSDLQKQIDFVQSQEVVSTDFVGSRHAGVVDAEATIANDNRVVLYVWYDNEFGYSCQVVRVMEDMAGVNPPAFPR
- a CDS encoding CsiV family protein, with the protein product MRVLRHLPLLLCLLAPSAFADALYQIEVIVFRQAGEPIVASQPAPDDWAVGSQPITGSERGTALDDAAAKLNPGAGYQVLLHKAWSQTLTPVPNKAAINVGNEQFGHYPVEGVIAFSQQERLVDIDADIWVNQFDGDALLTGSERIKQRSRLKNGELTYLDHGSLGMLIKVNPL
- the mfd gene encoding transcription-repair coupling factor, which translates into the protein MPASVLRLPTLPASAGKQHWGNLPGAALSLAIAEAASAAKRFTLLLTADSQSAERLQEELAFFAPDLPVLHFPDWETLPYDLFSPHQDIISQRIAALYRLPQLKHGVLVVPISTALHRIAPTRFLLGSGLVLDVGQTLDVEEMRARLEAAGYRCVDTVYEHGEFAVRGALIDLFPMGSDTPFRIDLFDDEIETLRTFDPETQRSVDKVESIRLLPAREFPLDKKSVTDFRGRFRERFDVDFRRCPIYQDLSTGITPAGIEYYLPLFFEQTATLFDYLPQDTQVFSLPGIEKAAEQFWSDARNRYEDRRVDPERPLLPPADIFLPVDDCFGRLKNWPRVVVSQQDIEVGVGSERFNASALPDLAIQAKASEPLATLRRFIEEYSGRVLFCAESAGRREVLLELLARLKLKPQEVSGWPEFTASKARLAITIAPLDEGLLLDDIALIAESPLFGQRVMQRRRREKSRDGGDNVIKNLTELREGAPVVHIDHGVGRYLGLITLEIEGQTAEFLALQYAEEAKLYVPVASLHLIARYTGSDDALAPLHRLGSETWQKAKRKAAEQVRDVAAELLDIYARRAAREGYAFKDPLADYATFSAGFPFEETPDQQTAIEAVQADMLAPKPMDRLICGDVGFGKTEVAMRAAFIAVHSGRQVAVLVPTTLLAQQHYNSFRDRFADWPVTVEVMSRFKSAKEVNDAVAKLAEGKIDIVIGTHKLLQDDVRFKDLGLCIIDEEHRFGVRQKEQLKALRSEVDILTLTATPIPRTLNMAVAGMRDLSIIATPPARRLSVRTFVMEQNNPTIKEALLRELLRGGQVYYLHNDVKTIEKCAADLAELVPEARIGIGHGQMRERDLEQVMSDFYHKRFNVLIASTIIETGIDVPSANTIIIERADKFGLAQLHQLRGRVGRSHHQAYAYLLTPPRKQLTDDAQKRLEAISNAQDLGAGFVLATHDLEIRGAGELLGDGQSGQIQAVGFTLYMEMLERAVKAIRKGEQPNLDQPLGGGPEINLRVPALIPDDYLPDVHARLILYKRIANAADEDGLKELQVEMIDRFGLLPEPTKNLVRITLLKLQAEKLGIKKVDAGPQGGRLEFAQDTCVDPLTLIKLIQAQPKRYKFEGATQFKFQVPMERPEERFNTLEALFERLLTQSA
- a CDS encoding L,D-transpeptidase, whose translation is MRPLDFLHISIADQCLYGFAGGQLSLRLPVSTALNGPGEQSGSNCTPRGRHQVRVKIGEGLPLGAVLRGRRWTGEVWSTALAEQFPGRDWILSRILWLSGCEPGRNRLGQVDTFRRYIYLHGTPESEPMGVPLSHGCVRLRNADLLHLFPRVPLHCAVLIDEAPCPEWAVADLA
- a CDS encoding chalcone isomerase family protein — protein: MPRLLILLFLLYTSSPLLADDAKHLEQAAFPDTYPLDDETLQRKRQAVLVYLWVDVYAAAFYTPAALEPAQAVERQSAQRLELYYVRNIDRDDVIKAAWATLERQHPPTTLQRLRTELDALHATFRDIKPGDRYALNHSPANGLSLERNGETVYRSANAELARAYLGIWLAPDGLSDTLRDTLLSEG
- the nagZ gene encoding beta-N-acetylhexosaminidase encodes the protein MFGSLMLDVQGTWLTAEDRQILRQPEVGGLILFARNIEDPRQVRDLSAAIRAVRPDLLLAVDQEGGRVQRLRQGFVRLPAMRALADNDNAEYLAEQCGWLMATEVLAVGLDLSFAPVLDLDYQRSAVVGSRSFTGDGELACTLAGAFIRGMAAAGMAATGKHFPGHGWAEADSHVAIPVDERSLDDIRANDLLPFQRLGARLAAIMPAHVIYPQVDERPAGFSRRWLQDILRGELGFQGVIFSDDLSMAGAHVVGDAASRIEAALTAGCDMGLVCNDRASAELALSALQRLKVQPPKGLARMRGQGFATTEYRQQPRWLAAISALRAAQLID